Genomic segment of Candidatus Jordarchaeales archaeon:
GAGAGGGTTCTCCACAGGGTTCCAGGGGGTGTCGGGGATGAGGAAGCCGTTTTCACCGAACCCCTAGCCGCCTGCCTCGAAATAGCATCGCAGCTCCACATTAAACCAGAATGGTCTGTATACATCCTTGGGGACGGGAGGCTCGGCCTTCTCGCATCCCAAGTCATGCGTCTTTACGGGTGCGAGACAGTTCTCATAGGAAAGCACCCGGAAAAGATGCGCGTGGCTGAAAGCCTAAAAATCGAAACTTTCCACTACACTAGCCCACCAAACAGGAAAGCTGACCTAGTCGTCGAGTGCACGGGACGCCCGGAAGGATTCGAGCTCGCAAAGAAGCTCGTAAAGCCAAGGGGTATCATAGTGGCTAAGAGCACTTTTCACGGAACGGCAGCCATCAACTACTCGTCCATCGTGGTGGACGAAGTTAGTGTTGTGGGTTCGAGGTGCGGTCCTTTCCCGCCAGCTCTCCGCCTGCTCTCCCAGAGGCTGGTAAACGTGAAGCCGCTTATAACAGACGTGTACCCGCTCGAGAAGGGATTGGACGCTTTCAGTCGGGCTGAGAGCAAAGAATCGATAAAAGTCCTCCTTAAACCCTGACAGGGGGAAGCGCGCTTGAAGTTCAAGGTTCTTGTAACGGACGTTGATGGGACAATTACTGGGCCGGACACATCCCTACACCTTCCAGCCATAGAGGTCATACGCAGGCTGGCGCAAAAAATCCCCGTAGTCTTATGCTCGGGGAACACGGCGTGCACTCTTTGGACCCTAAGTCTTTACGTGGGCTCTAAGGGACCCTTTATAGCTGAGAACGGCGGCGTAGTGGGCTCACCCTCATGGCAGCCTCCAATCCAGCTTCTCGCCTCCAAGGACGCACCGCTCAAGGCTCTCAACGTTTTGAGGAGGAGGATGGGCGACAAGGTACAGGAAATCGACGGCCGGTTCCGGTTGACCGATGTGGCTCTCAGGAGAACAGTTGACGTTGACGGCATAGTTTCTGTTCTGAGGGAGGAGGGAGTGAAAGTCAACGTTTTCGACTCAGGGTATGCCATACACCTTTGTGACCCGAACGTCAGCAAGGCGATCGGCGTCAAAATAGTTCTCAGCAGGCTGGGTCTAAGTGGTGAGGAAGCTGTGGCAATAGGGGATGGTGCGAACGACATCGATCTGCTCAAGTCGTGCGGCTACGGTGTGGCCCTCAAAAACGCACCGCGGTCGCTTAAAGAAATAGCGGACTACGTGACCGAAAAGCCGTATGGGGAAGGGTTCGTGGAAGCAGTCACAAAGGTATTCAAGCACCTCCTTCAACCTTGAGCAGCCTTCTCTGGAGCGCTAGAACCCACTTCTGTCAGCGATCGTGGAAAAGGGGAAAATTATATTACTTCGCTGGCAGAATTAAGATTTTGTACAGTTTTTCTGTGTTGTCCCCGTGCGGGGTACCTGCCCTTCTATCCGAGGTGAGGTAATGGAGTTTGTTATTGTTAAGGCGGGAGAACGAGAGGGAGCGGCTTTTCTAAATCCTGAAGAC
This window contains:
- a CDS encoding phosphoglycolate phosphatase encodes the protein MKFKVLVTDVDGTITGPDTSLHLPAIEVIRRLAQKIPVVLCSGNTACTLWTLSLYVGSKGPFIAENGGVVGSPSWQPPIQLLASKDAPLKALNVLRRRMGDKVQEIDGRFRLTDVALRRTVDVDGIVSVLREEGVKVNVFDSGYAIHLCDPNVSKAIGVKIVLSRLGLSGEEAVAIGDGANDIDLLKSCGYGVALKNAPRSLKEIADYVTEKPYGEGFVEAVTKVFKHLLQP
- a CDS encoding alcohol dehydrogenase catalytic domain-containing protein, whose translation is MKALFFDGENLSYVEDYPLGEVKPGWALVEVRLAGICKTDIEITRGYMSFRGVLGHEFVGVVKEASNPSLVGERVVSEINIPCWSCELCNSGLERHCPNRRVLGISGIDGCFAEFVLTHERVLHRVPGGVGDEEAVFTEPLAACLEIASQLHIKPEWSVYILGDGRLGLLASQVMRLYGCETVLIGKHPEKMRVAESLKIETFHYTSPPNRKADLVVECTGRPEGFELAKKLVKPRGIIVAKSTFHGTAAINYSSIVVDEVSVVGSRCGPFPPALRLLSQRLVNVKPLITDVYPLEKGLDAFSRAESKESIKVLLKP